Within Salvia splendens isolate huo1 chromosome 21, SspV2, whole genome shotgun sequence, the genomic segment TAAAGTCCTTGGTCCTAGCAACCCTAAACCCTAGCTTCTTCGCCACGACCTCGATTTTCCCCATGATCACCCTGGCCGAGCATCTCGACGTGAACGTCGATCCCTTCTTCCTCCGATCCTCGAACATGTTCGAGAGATCGAACCCCGTCGACATCGACGAGATGAACTGAAACGCGTTCAAAAACGCCGGCGACGACGGGGATTTCTTAATCGTCTCGTGCACAACATGTCTCtcattctcctcctcctccgccaccTCGAACACATCAGGTCTTTTAAAGCCCTTGCGGAACCACGTGGCACGCATTATCCCGGGAATCGAGATCCTTTTAGTGGGGTCCACCACTAGCAATTTAGAAACCAAACGCCTCGATTCGCTCGAAAACCAAGGGGGAATCTTATAATCACCCCTAAATATCTTCCTATACATCCCATTCAAACTCTCCTCCTGAAAAGGCAAAAACCCCGCCAACAAAACATACAAAACGACGCCGCACGACCACACGTCCGCGGTCGCGCCGTCGTATCCTTTCATCTTGAGGACCTCGGGGGCGACGTAGGCGGGGGTCCCGCACTGGGTGTGGAGGAGGCCGCCGTCGTGGAGGGCGGAGAGGCCGAAGTCGGAGATCTTCAAGTCCTCGTTCTCGTCGAGGAGGAGGTTCTCTGGCTTGATGTCGCGGTGGAAGACGCCGCGGCTGTGGCAGAAGTCGAGGGCGCTGACGAGCTGCTGGAAGTAGCGGCGGGCGGGGGCCTCGCGGAGGCGGCCGCGCTCCACCTTGGCAAAGAGCTCGCCGCCGCGGACGTACTCCATGACCACGAAGATCTTGGAGCGCGTGGCCATCACCTCCTTGAGCTCGACGATGTT encodes:
- the LOC121784413 gene encoding CBL-interacting serine/threonine-protein kinase 5-like, translating into MTENKKIVLGKYEMGRLLGRGTFAKVYLGRNLATDECVAIKVIKKDEVIKSEKMMEQFKREIAVMRLVRHPNIVELKEVMATRSKIFVVMEYVRGGELFAKVERGRLREAPARRYFQQLVSALDFCHSRGVFHRDIKPENLLLDENEDLKISDFGLSALHDGGLLHTQCGTPAYVAPEVLKMKGYDGATADVWSCGVVLYVLLAGFLPFQEESLNGMYRKIFRGDYKIPPWFSSESRRLVSKLLVVDPTKRISIPGIMRATWFRKGFKRPDVFEVAEEEENERHVVHETIKKSPSSPAFLNAFQFISSMSTGFDLSNMFEDRRKKGSTFTSRCSARVIMGKIEVVAKKLGFRVARTKDFKLRLVGPAEGRKGRLSVTAEVFKVAPEVTVVELSKLSGDTLEYVKFREEDVRPALKDVVWTWQGDNVFNRDDQICVEG